One Micromonospora craniellae genomic region harbors:
- a CDS encoding cytidine/deoxycytidylate deaminase family protein → MTMRDTDRALVQAARAVAKLRCRSAAHTLAAAARTVDGRIVSGVNVVHPTGGACAEVVVVGTAATQNAGEVETIVTVGDRGRLLVAPCDPCRRLLAEHFPALRVIVGPVEAPQVVPLTEVPTVVDVP, encoded by the coding sequence ATGACGATGCGCGACACCGACCGGGCGCTGGTGCAGGCCGCCCGTGCCGTGGCCAAGCTGCGCTGCCGCAGCGCCGCCCACACCCTCGCGGCGGCGGCCCGCACCGTCGACGGCCGGATCGTGTCCGGCGTGAACGTCGTACATCCCACCGGCGGTGCCTGCGCCGAGGTGGTCGTGGTGGGCACCGCGGCGACCCAGAACGCGGGCGAAGTGGAGACGATCGTCACCGTGGGCGACCGCGGCCGGCTCCTGGTGGCTCCCTGCGACCCGTGCCGGCGGCTGCTGGCCGAGCACTTCCCGGCGCTGCGGGTGATCGTCGGCCCGGTCGAGGCCCCGCAGGTCGTACCACTGACCGAGGTGCCCACCGTCGTCGACGTTCCCTGA
- a CDS encoding MBL fold metallo-hydrolase, producing the protein MRTPKEQTRVTGRRIGGSVAGVVALAGLAGLAWATRGVPAALGGRLAGARAERAARSPQFRDGTFHNRASSRTAPTPDSNLFREMIFGKQQRRPTGAVPLVRPAPAPDVDRARELNLVWYGHASTLIEIEGRRVLLDPVWSDRCSPSDAVGPRRLHEPPVRLDELPQLDAILISHDHYDHLDMATVRELTARQSAPFLVPLGVGAHLDRWGVPPHRVIELDWSQTHRIADLEITCTAAQHFSGRGLRRNGTLWSSWVVAGRQRKVYYTGDSGYFDGYAEIGAAYGPFDATLVQIGAYDRAWPGIHMFPEEGVAAHLDLRGGLFVPVHWATFNLAMHDWSEPVNRLWAEAKARDVRLAVPRPGERVVVDDPPPVDGWWQAVA; encoded by the coding sequence ATGCGGACGCCGAAGGAGCAGACGCGCGTCACCGGCCGACGAATCGGTGGTTCGGTGGCGGGTGTGGTCGCGTTGGCCGGGCTGGCCGGGCTGGCCTGGGCGACCCGGGGCGTACCGGCCGCGCTCGGTGGCCGACTGGCCGGGGCGCGGGCGGAGCGGGCGGCCCGGTCGCCGCAGTTCCGCGACGGGACGTTCCACAACCGGGCGAGCAGCCGGACGGCGCCCACCCCGGACAGCAACCTGTTCCGCGAGATGATCTTCGGTAAGCAACAGCGCCGACCCACCGGTGCCGTGCCGCTGGTCCGGCCGGCGCCCGCGCCGGACGTCGACCGGGCCCGCGAGTTGAACCTCGTCTGGTACGGCCACGCCTCCACGCTGATCGAGATCGAGGGCCGCCGGGTGCTGCTCGACCCGGTCTGGAGCGACAGGTGCTCGCCGTCGGACGCGGTCGGTCCGCGTCGGCTGCACGAGCCCCCGGTACGCCTCGACGAACTGCCCCAGCTCGACGCGATCCTGATCTCCCACGACCACTACGACCACCTCGACATGGCCACGGTGCGGGAGCTGACCGCCCGACAGTCGGCACCGTTCCTGGTGCCGCTCGGGGTCGGCGCGCACCTCGACCGGTGGGGGGTGCCGCCGCACCGGGTGATCGAACTGGACTGGTCGCAGACGCACCGGATCGCCGACCTGGAGATCACCTGCACCGCCGCGCAGCACTTCTCCGGCCGGGGGCTGCGCCGCAACGGCACCCTGTGGAGCTCCTGGGTGGTCGCCGGTCGGCAGCGGAAGGTCTACTACACCGGGGACTCCGGCTACTTCGACGGGTACGCCGAGATCGGGGCGGCGTACGGGCCGTTCGACGCGACGCTGGTGCAGATCGGCGCGTACGACCGGGCCTGGCCGGGGATCCACATGTTCCCGGAGGAGGGCGTCGCCGCCCACCTGGACCTGCGCGGCGGGCTGTTCGTGCCGGTGCACTGGGCGACGTTCAACCTCGCCATGCACGACTGGTCCGAGCCGGTGAACCGGCTCTGGGCCGAGGCGAAGGCCCGCGACGTGCGGCTGGCCGTGCCCCGCCCCGGCGAACGGGTCGTGGTCGACGACCCGCCGCCGGTCGATGGCTGGTGGCAGGCGGTCGCCTGA
- a CDS encoding succinate dehydrogenase/fumarate reductase iron-sulfur subunit translates to MNLTLRIWRQSGPQDKGRMVTYQVEDVSPDMSFLEMLDVLNERLILSGEEPIAFDHDCREGICGMCGLMINGDAHGPQRGTTACQLHMRQFSDGDTIHIEPWRARAFPVIKDLVVNRNSFDKIIAAGGFITAPTGSAPEAHSVPVVKADADAAFESAACIGCGACVAACPNGSGMLFTAAKVTQLSLLPQGQPERYTRVIGMVDAHDEAGFGGCTNAGECTVVCPKGIPLTTIGRLNRDYLSATTKRSDTPGT, encoded by the coding sequence GTGAACCTGACCCTGCGCATCTGGCGTCAGTCCGGCCCCCAGGACAAGGGTCGGATGGTGACCTACCAGGTCGAGGACGTCTCCCCGGACATGTCCTTCCTGGAGATGCTCGACGTCCTCAACGAGCGGCTCATCCTCTCCGGCGAGGAGCCGATCGCCTTCGACCACGACTGCCGCGAGGGCATCTGCGGCATGTGCGGCCTGATGATCAACGGCGACGCGCACGGACCGCAGCGCGGCACCACCGCCTGCCAGCTGCACATGCGGCAGTTCTCCGACGGCGACACCATCCACATCGAGCCGTGGCGGGCCCGTGCCTTCCCGGTCATCAAGGACCTGGTGGTCAACCGCAACTCCTTCGACAAGATCATTGCCGCCGGCGGGTTCATCACCGCACCCACCGGCAGCGCCCCGGAGGCCCACTCGGTCCCGGTGGTCAAGGCCGACGCCGACGCCGCCTTCGAGTCGGCCGCCTGCATCGGCTGCGGCGCCTGCGTGGCCGCCTGCCCGAACGGCTCCGGCATGCTCTTCACCGCCGCCAAGGTCACCCAGCTCTCGCTGCTCCCCCAGGGCCAGCCCGAGCGGTACACCCGGGTCATCGGCATGGTCGACGCCCACGACGAGGCCGGCTTCGGCGGCTGCACCAACGCGGGCGAGTGCACCGTGGTCTGCCCGAAGGGCATACCGCTGACCACCATCGGCCGCCTGAACCGCGACTACCTCTCGGCCACCACCAAGCGGAGCGACACCCCCGGCACCTGA
- the hrpA gene encoding ATP-dependent RNA helicase HrpA produces the protein MQNPATTAATDPVREVHRRLSPLMFRDQRRLRRRLDGLRKVRDPQRREETLAEIVGEVAEAEGRLAARRAAVPAVTYPAQLPVSERAADIAAAIRDHQVVIVAGETGSGKTTQLPKICLELGRGVHGLIGHTQPRRLAARTVADRIADELGTQLGDVVGYKVRFTDQVGENSLVKLMTDGILLAELQTDRMLRQYDTLIIDEAHERSLNIDFVLGYLRQLLPRRPDLKVIITSATIETDRFARHFAGPPTEEHPDGAPAPVVEVSGRTYPVEVRHRPLVEIDEGAEDTDEENVRDQVQAIGDAVQELAAEGPGDILVFLSGEREIRDTADALGKLVQNRRSLLGTEILPLYARLSVAEQHRVFAPHSGRRVVLATNVAETSLTVPGIKYVVDPGTARISRYSQRLKVQRLPIEPVSQASANQRKGRCGRTSDGICIRLYDEQDFLARPEFTDPEILRTNLASVILQMTAIGLGDIAGFPFIDPPDRRNITDGVNLLHELGAIDPTETDPARRLTSLGRRLAQLPVDPRLARMVLEGERNGCAVEVMVIAAALSIQDPRERPADRQAQADQAHARFADKESDFVAYLNLWRHLREQQRALSSSAFRRMCKAEYLNYLRVREWQDIVSQLRQVLRTPNSDLPEEIDTPRVHQSLLPGLLSHIGLKDAQKHEYLGARGAKFGLFPGSALFRKPPRWVMAAELVETSRLWGRVNGRIEPEWVEPLAQHLVKRSYSEPHWEKKQAAVMAYEKVTLYGVPLVTSRKITFGRIDPTLSRELFIRHALVEGDWSTHHQFWRDNQRLLAEVEELENRARRRDILVDDETIFQFYDERIPADVVSGRHFDSWWKTARRERPDLLTFTRELLVNAGRGRVDEADFPDSWSADGVSLPVTYTFEPGAPADGVTVDIPLPLLNQVPAESFDWQVPGLREELVIALIRSLPKPVRRNFVPVPDYARAALAAITPGEEPLLDALTRQLRRMTGVTVPRDAWAPAKLPSHLRVTFRVLGEDDKPVAEGKDLPSLQRRLKAEVRQVVAAAAPDVARTGLAGWEIGALPRTIEQVRAGYAVTAYPALVDEGATVGVRVFDSAGEQEAAHWAGTRRLLRLTVPSPAKFLQGRLSNEAKLALSRNPHGGVQALIEDAAGAAIDKLVGDAGGPAWDADGFAALRDTVRAGLVDTVVEVMERVRAVLTAAYAVQQRLGATRNLAVVAALADVRAQLTRLVHAGFITEAGYARLPDLLRYLTAIERRMDRLAANPQRDKQQQDRIVVVQREYDEMVAALPVARRNSAAVRQIRWMIEELRVNIFAQALGTPYPVSEQRIYRAMDDAENG, from the coding sequence ATGCAGAATCCAGCCACCACCGCCGCGACCGATCCCGTTCGCGAGGTGCACCGTCGTCTCTCCCCGTTGATGTTCCGTGACCAGCGTCGGCTGCGTCGGCGGCTGGACGGGTTGCGAAAGGTACGCGATCCGCAGCGTCGGGAGGAGACGCTCGCCGAGATCGTGGGCGAGGTGGCCGAGGCCGAGGGGCGGCTGGCCGCCCGGCGGGCGGCGGTGCCGGCGGTGACGTACCCGGCGCAGTTGCCGGTCAGCGAACGTGCCGCCGACATCGCGGCGGCGATCCGGGACCACCAGGTGGTGATCGTGGCCGGCGAGACCGGCTCGGGCAAGACCACCCAGTTGCCGAAGATCTGCCTGGAGTTGGGGCGTGGGGTACACGGGCTGATCGGGCACACCCAGCCGAGGCGGTTGGCGGCGCGTACGGTCGCGGACCGGATCGCCGATGAGTTGGGCACCCAGCTCGGTGACGTGGTCGGCTACAAGGTGCGCTTCACCGATCAGGTGGGCGAGAACAGCCTGGTCAAGCTGATGACCGACGGCATCCTGCTGGCCGAGTTGCAGACCGACCGGATGCTGCGCCAGTACGACACGTTGATCATCGACGAGGCGCACGAGCGCAGCCTCAACATCGACTTCGTTCTCGGCTACCTCCGGCAGCTCCTGCCGCGCCGCCCCGATCTCAAGGTGATCATCACCTCGGCGACCATCGAGACCGACCGGTTCGCCCGGCACTTCGCCGGCCCGCCGACCGAGGAGCACCCGGACGGGGCGCCGGCGCCGGTGGTCGAGGTGTCCGGTCGGACGTACCCGGTCGAGGTGCGGCACCGCCCGCTGGTCGAGATCGACGAGGGCGCCGAGGACACGGACGAGGAGAACGTCCGCGACCAGGTCCAGGCCATCGGTGACGCCGTGCAGGAGCTGGCCGCCGAGGGGCCCGGCGACATCCTGGTGTTCCTCAGCGGCGAGCGGGAGATCCGGGACACCGCCGACGCGCTGGGCAAACTGGTGCAGAACAGGCGCTCGCTGCTCGGCACCGAGATCCTGCCGCTGTACGCCCGGCTCAGCGTCGCCGAGCAGCACCGCGTCTTCGCCCCGCACAGTGGGCGGCGGGTGGTGCTGGCCACGAACGTGGCGGAGACCTCGCTGACCGTCCCCGGCATCAAGTACGTGGTGGATCCGGGCACGGCGCGGATCTCCCGCTACTCGCAGCGGCTCAAGGTGCAGCGGCTGCCGATCGAGCCGGTCTCGCAGGCCAGCGCCAACCAGCGTAAGGGCCGCTGCGGGCGTACCTCGGACGGCATCTGCATCCGGCTCTACGACGAGCAGGACTTCCTGGCCCGGCCCGAGTTCACCGACCCGGAGATCCTGCGGACCAACCTGGCCTCGGTCATCCTCCAGATGACCGCCATCGGGCTGGGCGACATCGCCGGTTTCCCGTTCATCGACCCGCCGGACCGGCGCAACATCACCGACGGCGTCAACCTGCTGCACGAGTTGGGTGCCATCGACCCGACCGAGACCGACCCGGCCCGGCGGCTGACCTCGCTGGGGCGGCGGCTCGCGCAACTCCCCGTCGATCCCCGGCTGGCCCGGATGGTGCTGGAGGGCGAGCGCAACGGGTGTGCCGTCGAGGTGATGGTGATCGCCGCCGCGCTGTCGATCCAGGATCCGCGCGAGCGGCCCGCCGACCGGCAGGCCCAGGCGGACCAGGCGCACGCCCGGTTCGCCGACAAAGAGTCGGACTTCGTCGCGTACCTCAATCTCTGGCGTCACCTGCGCGAGCAGCAACGGGCGCTGTCGTCGAGCGCGTTCCGGCGGATGTGCAAGGCCGAGTACCTCAACTACCTACGGGTACGCGAGTGGCAGGACATCGTCAGCCAGTTGCGCCAGGTGTTGCGTACGCCGAACTCGGACCTGCCGGAGGAGATCGACACGCCCCGGGTGCACCAGTCGCTGCTGCCCGGCCTGCTGTCCCACATCGGCCTGAAGGACGCCCAGAAGCACGAGTACCTGGGGGCCCGGGGGGCGAAGTTCGGACTTTTCCCGGGGTCGGCGCTGTTCCGCAAGCCGCCGCGCTGGGTGATGGCCGCCGAACTGGTGGAGACGTCCCGGCTGTGGGGGCGGGTGAACGGGCGGATCGAACCCGAGTGGGTCGAGCCGCTCGCCCAGCACCTGGTGAAACGCAGTTACAGCGAGCCGCACTGGGAGAAGAAGCAGGCGGCGGTGATGGCGTACGAGAAGGTGACGCTCTACGGCGTACCGCTGGTCACCTCTCGAAAGATCACCTTCGGCCGGATCGACCCGACGCTGAGCCGCGAGCTGTTCATCCGGCACGCGCTGGTGGAGGGCGACTGGTCCACCCACCACCAGTTCTGGCGGGACAACCAGCGGCTGCTGGCCGAGGTGGAGGAGCTGGAGAACCGGGCCCGGCGGCGGGACATCCTGGTCGACGACGAGACGATCTTCCAGTTCTACGACGAGCGGATCCCCGCCGACGTGGTCTCCGGGCGGCACTTCGACAGTTGGTGGAAGACGGCCCGCCGCGAACGGCCGGATCTGCTGACGTTCACCCGGGAGCTGCTGGTCAACGCGGGCCGGGGCAGGGTGGACGAGGCCGACTTCCCGGACTCGTGGAGCGCCGACGGGGTGAGCCTGCCGGTGACGTACACCTTCGAGCCGGGCGCCCCGGCCGACGGGGTGACGGTGGACATCCCGTTGCCGCTGCTCAACCAGGTGCCGGCGGAGAGCTTCGACTGGCAGGTGCCCGGGCTGCGTGAGGAGTTGGTGATCGCGCTGATCCGCTCGCTGCCGAAACCGGTGCGCCGCAACTTCGTACCGGTGCCGGACTACGCCCGCGCCGCGCTGGCCGCGATCACGCCCGGCGAGGAGCCGCTGCTGGACGCGTTGACCCGGCAGTTGCGCCGGATGACCGGGGTGACGGTGCCCCGGGACGCCTGGGCGCCGGCGAAGCTGCCTTCGCACCTGCGGGTCACCTTCCGGGTGCTCGGCGAGGACGACAAGCCGGTCGCCGAGGGCAAGGACCTGCCGTCCCTGCAACGCCGGCTCAAGGCGGAGGTACGCCAGGTGGTGGCCGCCGCCGCGCCGGACGTGGCGCGGACCGGGCTGGCCGGGTGGGAGATCGGCGCCCTGCCGCGCACCATCGAGCAGGTCCGGGCCGGGTACGCGGTCACCGCGTACCCGGCGCTGGTGGACGAGGGCGCCACGGTGGGCGTACGCGTGTTCGACTCGGCGGGTGAGCAGGAGGCCGCGCACTGGGCGGGTACCCGGCGGCTGCTGCGGCTGACCGTGCCGTCACCGGCGAAGTTCCTTCAGGGGCGGCTGTCCAACGAGGCGAAGCTGGCGTTGTCCCGTAACCCGCACGGCGGGGTGCAGGCGTTGATCGAGGACGCGGCCGGGGCGGCGATCGACAAGCTGGTCGGCGACGCGGGTGGACCGGCCTGGGACGCCGACGGCTTCGCCGCGCTGCGGGACACCGTGCGGGCGGGGCTGGTGGACACGGTGGTGGAGGTGATGGAGCGGGTCCGGGCGGTGCTCACCGCCGCGTACGCGGTGCAGCAGCGGCTCGGCGCGACCAGGAACCTGGCCGTGGTGGCCGCCCTGGCCGACGTCCGCGCCCAGCTCACCCGGCTGGTGCACGCGGGCTTCATCACCGAGGCCGGGTACGCCCGCCTGCCTGACCTGCTGCGCTACCTGACCGCGATCGAGCGGCGGATGGACCGGTTGGCGGCCAACCCGCAGCGGGACAAGCAGCAGCAGGACCGGATCGTGGTGGTCCAGCGGGAGTACGACGAGATGGTCGCGGCGCTGCCGGTGGCCCGGCGGAACTCGGCGGCCGTGCGGCAGATCCGCTGGATGATCGAGGAGTTGCGGGTGAACATCTTCGCCCAGGCGCTGGGTACCCCGTACCCGGTCTCCGAGCAGCGGATCTATCGCGCCATGGACGACGCGGAGAACGGCTAG
- a CDS encoding serine hydrolase encodes MRTAYRRERTRAGGDWQAYVSLAGPDGPLVAVDESAEQRVAAYSVNKIAVAAAVLDTVDRGLLALDQRVEVTAELARPGGDGIFGLDGAYPSQVTLGHVLANLLTVSDDAAVRLCALVCPATEVNRILAAKGFPHTQVRPVGDSPRFHLGTSTARETHDLLWALVGGTLLSPGSTEFVLRLLRSPVAYTDGVRRTMSSAERARIATKAGWFGDARHEAGVICDTTGAPRLTYAFFAAGQPGADDFGATHAAVQARARLGRRLLDLTDRLAAREPHSHRPGNSG; translated from the coding sequence GTGAGGACGGCGTACCGGCGCGAGCGCACCCGGGCTGGCGGCGACTGGCAGGCGTACGTGAGTCTCGCCGGTCCGGACGGCCCGCTGGTCGCGGTGGACGAGTCGGCGGAGCAGCGGGTCGCGGCGTACAGCGTCAACAAGATCGCGGTGGCGGCGGCGGTGCTGGACACGGTCGATCGAGGTCTGCTCGCCCTCGACCAGCGGGTCGAGGTGACCGCCGAGCTCGCCCGGCCGGGCGGCGACGGCATCTTCGGGCTGGACGGCGCCTACCCCAGCCAGGTGACGCTGGGGCACGTGCTGGCGAACCTGCTGACCGTCTCCGACGACGCTGCGGTGCGGCTGTGCGCGCTGGTCTGCCCGGCCACCGAGGTCAACCGGATCCTGGCGGCGAAGGGCTTCCCGCACACGCAGGTGCGGCCGGTGGGCGACTCACCCCGGTTCCACCTCGGCACCAGTACGGCCCGCGAGACGCACGACCTGCTGTGGGCGCTCGTCGGCGGCACCCTGCTCTCCCCCGGATCGACGGAGTTCGTGCTGCGGCTGCTGCGCTCGCCGGTGGCGTACACCGACGGTGTCCGACGCACGATGTCCTCGGCCGAGCGGGCCCGGATCGCCACCAAGGCCGGCTGGTTCGGCGACGCCCGGCACGAGGCCGGGGTGATCTGCGACACGACCGGGGCGCCCCGGCTGACGTACGCCTTCTTCGCCGCCGGCCAACCGGGAGCGGACGACTTCGGTGCGACCCACGCCGCCGTGCAGGCCCGGGCCCGGCTGGGCCGACGGCTGCTGGACCTGACCGACCGGCTCGCCGCCCGTGAGCCTCACTCGCACCGCCCCGGCAACAGCGGCTGA
- a CDS encoding fumarate reductase/succinate dehydrogenase flavoprotein subunit, with the protein MDLFTEGDPIADTRAPDGPIETRWERRRFEAKLVNPANRRKMTVIVVGTGLAGGAAAATLGEQGYRVKSYCYQDSPRRAHSIAAQGGINAAKNYRNDGDSVHRLFYDTVKGGDFRSRESNVHRLAEMSVNIIDQCVAQGVPFAREYGGLLDTRSFGGAQVQRTFYARGQTGQQLLLGAYQALERQIGLGNVEMNARHEMLELIMIDGKARGIVVRDMVTGEISTEFADAVVLASGGYGNVFYLSTNAKGCNVTATWRAHRKGAYFANPCYTQIHPTCIPVSGDHQSKLTLMSESLRNDGRVWVPKTKGDDRSPQDIPENERDYYLERIYPSFGNLVPRDIASRAAKYVCDEGRGVGPTKLGVYLDFSDAIARLGRKAIEAKYGNLFEMYERITGEDPYEVPMRIYPAVHYTMGGLWVDYDLQSTIPGLFVIGEANFSDHGANRLGASALMQGLADGYFVLPNTVANYLAAGPFEQVDGSHPAAVEARRDVEDRIQRLLAIDGDRTVDSFHRELGQIMWEHCGMERSEAGLRKAIDEIRALRDQFWQRVRVPGDGEGLNQSLEKAGRVADFFELAELMCIDALHREESCGGHFRAEHQTPDGEAQRDDEHFAYVAAWEFTATGQPSVLHKEDLNFEYVHPTQRSYK; encoded by the coding sequence ATGGATCTGTTCACCGAGGGCGACCCGATCGCCGACACCCGGGCACCCGACGGGCCGATCGAGACCCGGTGGGAACGCCGCCGCTTCGAGGCCAAGCTGGTCAACCCGGCCAACCGGCGCAAGATGACCGTGATCGTGGTCGGCACCGGCCTGGCCGGCGGTGCCGCCGCCGCCACGCTCGGCGAGCAGGGCTACCGGGTCAAGTCGTACTGCTACCAGGACAGCCCGCGCCGGGCCCACTCGATCGCCGCGCAGGGTGGCATCAACGCCGCCAAGAACTACCGCAACGACGGCGACTCGGTGCACCGGCTTTTCTACGACACCGTCAAGGGCGGCGACTTCCGCTCCCGGGAGTCGAACGTGCACCGGCTGGCTGAGATGTCGGTGAACATCATCGACCAGTGCGTCGCCCAGGGCGTCCCGTTCGCCCGTGAGTACGGCGGTCTGCTGGACACCCGGTCCTTCGGTGGCGCCCAGGTGCAGCGCACCTTCTACGCCCGGGGTCAGACGGGCCAGCAGTTGCTGCTCGGCGCGTACCAGGCGCTGGAGCGGCAGATCGGCCTGGGCAACGTGGAGATGAACGCCCGGCACGAGATGCTGGAGCTGATCATGATCGACGGCAAGGCGCGCGGCATCGTCGTCCGGGACATGGTCACCGGCGAGATCAGCACCGAGTTCGCCGACGCGGTGGTGCTCGCCTCCGGCGGCTACGGCAACGTCTTCTACCTCTCCACCAACGCCAAGGGCTGCAACGTCACCGCCACCTGGCGGGCGCACCGCAAGGGCGCGTACTTCGCCAACCCCTGCTACACCCAGATCCACCCGACCTGCATCCCGGTCTCCGGCGACCACCAGTCGAAGCTGACCCTGATGAGCGAGTCGCTGCGCAACGACGGCCGGGTGTGGGTGCCGAAGACCAAGGGCGACGACCGCAGCCCGCAGGACATCCCGGAGAACGAGCGGGACTACTACCTGGAGCGGATCTACCCCTCCTTCGGCAACCTGGTGCCCCGGGACATCGCCTCCCGGGCCGCGAAGTACGTCTGCGACGAGGGCCGCGGTGTGGGCCCGACGAAGCTCGGCGTCTACCTGGACTTCTCCGACGCCATCGCGCGTCTCGGCCGCAAGGCCATCGAGGCCAAGTACGGCAACCTCTTCGAGATGTACGAGCGGATCACCGGCGAGGACCCGTACGAGGTCCCGATGCGCATCTACCCCGCCGTGCACTACACGATGGGCGGCCTCTGGGTCGACTACGACCTCCAGTCCACCATCCCCGGACTTTTCGTGATCGGTGAGGCGAACTTCTCCGACCACGGCGCGAACCGGCTCGGCGCCTCGGCGCTGATGCAGGGGCTGGCCGACGGCTACTTCGTGCTGCCGAACACGGTCGCCAACTACCTGGCCGCCGGCCCGTTCGAGCAGGTCGACGGCAGCCACCCGGCGGCCGTCGAGGCGCGTCGCGACGTCGAGGACCGGATCCAGCGGCTGCTCGCGATCGACGGCGACCGCACAGTGGACTCTTTCCACCGCGAGCTGGGCCAGATCATGTGGGAGCACTGCGGCATGGAGCGCTCCGAGGCCGGGCTGCGCAAGGCGATCGACGAGATCCGCGCGCTGCGTGACCAGTTCTGGCAGCGGGTGCGGGTGCCGGGCGACGGCGAGGGACTGAACCAGTCGCTGGAAAAGGCCGGCCGCGTCGCCGACTTCTTCGAACTGGCCGAGCTGATGTGCATCGACGCCCTGCACCGCGAGGAGTCCTGCGGCGGCCACTTCCGCGCCGAGCACCAGACTCCCGACGGCGAGGCCCAGCGCGACGACGAGCACTTCGCGTACGTCGCCGCCTGGGAGTTCACCGCCACCGGGCAGCCGTCGGTGCTGCACAAGGAAGACCTGAACTTCGAATACGTCCACCCCACGCAGCGGAGCTACAAGTGA
- a CDS encoding succinate dehydrogenase cytochrome b subunit, translating into MVVTTRTRSPIRSNVGLKAVMAVTGIFLVFFLIAHMLGNLKVFAGDASFNGYAHWLREIGGPVLPNVWFLWIMRVGLLVSVLGHIWAATVLALRARTARPVRYAHRKKVRGSYAARTMRWGGVIILLFVIYHILDLTTGHLNPVGDPSRPYANVVANFAPARWYVTLFYTLAIVALGFHLRHGIFSALRSLGQQTPRGEQRARLVALTFAVVLCAGYLLVPFAVLTGLVS; encoded by the coding sequence GTGGTAGTCACGACGAGAACGCGGTCGCCCATCCGATCCAATGTCGGACTGAAGGCCGTCATGGCGGTGACGGGCATCTTCCTGGTGTTCTTCCTCATCGCGCACATGCTGGGCAATCTGAAGGTCTTCGCCGGTGACGCGTCGTTCAACGGCTACGCGCACTGGCTGCGCGAGATCGGCGGCCCGGTGCTGCCGAACGTCTGGTTCCTCTGGATCATGCGGGTCGGCCTGCTGGTCTCGGTGCTCGGCCACATCTGGGCGGCCACGGTCCTCGCGCTGCGCGCCCGCACCGCCCGCCCGGTGCGCTACGCCCACCGCAAGAAGGTCCGGGGCAGCTACGCCGCCCGCACCATGCGCTGGGGCGGCGTGATCATCCTGCTCTTCGTGATCTACCACATCCTGGACCTGACCACCGGCCACCTGAACCCGGTCGGTGACCCGTCCCGGCCGTACGCCAACGTGGTGGCCAACTTCGCGCCCGCGCGCTGGTACGTCACCCTCTTCTACACGCTGGCGATCGTCGCGCTCGGCTTCCACCTGCGGCACGGCATCTTCAGCGCGCTGCGCAGCCTCGGGCAGCAGACCCCCCGTGGCGAGCAGCGGGCCCGCCTGGTGGCGCTGACCTTCGCCGTCGTGCTCTGCGCCGGCTACCTCCTGGTCCCGTTCGCCGTACTCACCGGATTGGTGTCCTGA
- a CDS encoding LysR family transcriptional regulator gives MQLHQLKYFVAVAEVRHFTQAADVVGITQPSLSKQIHALEDSLGAPLFERVRGNITLTAAGEVLLPLAKRILADVETATREVQELVGLRRGRVRLGATPSLATSLAPPVLRLFRDAHPTVDLRVEEGGSQDLVRDLLRGDLDLALIIMPAQGIDPGLRADPILRESLVVASVDPLPTASTGGDLRITDLRDQPLVMFREGYDLRDATLQACRDAGFEPTLSVDGGEMDAVLSFVEAGLGVALVPGIVLARRPGIRVTRLAPPGVRRTIAVARRRDVVPTHAGRELRRILLEYVHTATAGAQLPPGVEPLA, from the coding sequence ATGCAGCTCCATCAGCTGAAGTACTTCGTAGCGGTGGCAGAAGTACGACATTTCACCCAGGCGGCCGACGTCGTCGGCATAACCCAGCCCTCGTTGAGTAAGCAAATTCACGCCCTGGAGGACAGCCTCGGCGCCCCGCTGTTCGAGCGGGTAAGGGGGAACATCACCCTTACCGCCGCCGGGGAGGTGCTGCTGCCGCTGGCCAAGCGGATCCTGGCCGACGTCGAGACGGCCACCCGGGAGGTGCAGGAGCTGGTCGGCCTGCGCCGGGGCCGGGTACGTCTCGGCGCCACCCCCAGCCTGGCCACCTCGCTGGCCCCGCCGGTGCTGCGCCTCTTCCGCGACGCGCACCCCACCGTCGACCTGCGGGTGGAGGAGGGCGGATCGCAGGACCTGGTCCGCGACCTGCTCCGCGGCGACCTCGACCTGGCGTTGATCATCATGCCGGCCCAGGGCATCGACCCCGGGCTGCGCGCCGACCCGATCCTGCGGGAGAGCCTGGTGGTCGCCTCCGTCGATCCGCTGCCGACTGCCTCGACCGGCGGCGACCTGCGCATCACCGACCTGCGCGACCAGCCGCTGGTGATGTTCCGCGAAGGCTACGACCTGCGCGACGCCACCCTCCAGGCGTGCCGCGACGCCGGGTTCGAGCCGACCCTGTCCGTCGACGGCGGCGAGATGGACGCGGTCCTCAGCTTCGTCGAGGCCGGGCTGGGCGTCGCCCTGGTCCCCGGCATCGTGCTGGCCCGGCGGCCCGGTATCCGGGTCACCCGGCTGGCACCCCCCGGGGTACGCCGCACCATCGCGGTGGCCCGCCGCCGCGACGTGGTGCCCACCCACGCCGGCCGCGAACTCCGCCGCATCCTGCTGGAGTACGTGCACACCGCCACCGCCGGGGCGCAGCTCCCGCCCGGCGTGGAACCCCTGGCCTAG